The Kitasatospora paranensis genome has a window encoding:
- a CDS encoding DedA family protein yields the protein MVLSESVLLVGAFVPTLTLLLACGVLARAGDLNLSLVIAIASGAVVAGDFLGHRTGRLLGSRLRTGSLGRRIPAFAWRRAETLMERHGGQAVFLARFVAVVRTLAPHLAGATGLPYRRIAPYSLLAAPLWAGAEATAGYAAANSLQHVITLSGPALAAAAALTAGAALTTRRIRGRARARAHQPTATHGPVGLHTVIADRIGHKTRSVLRTEGARVASWSTTGSRPSSSSPPGRTSFLTGPGPSTRSPSRHWGNVGEASGWSGPWKQLRSSTWAARKSTPGKRRCTPTGGAPPPGRPALPGLSSRGRGQRFFS from the coding sequence GTGGTGCTGTCCGAGTCTGTGCTGCTCGTCGGCGCGTTCGTCCCGACCCTGACTCTGCTGCTGGCCTGCGGTGTGCTGGCCCGCGCCGGTGACCTGAATCTGTCCCTGGTCATCGCCATAGCCTCGGGCGCGGTCGTTGCCGGGGATTTCCTCGGACACCGCACCGGGCGCCTGCTGGGCAGCCGCCTACGGACCGGCAGCCTGGGCCGTCGCATCCCCGCCTTCGCATGGCGGCGAGCCGAAACCTTGATGGAGCGACACGGCGGCCAGGCCGTCTTCCTCGCACGATTCGTCGCCGTCGTACGCACCCTGGCCCCGCACCTGGCGGGCGCGACCGGACTGCCCTACCGGCGCATAGCCCCGTACAGCCTGCTGGCCGCCCCGCTGTGGGCCGGCGCCGAAGCCACGGCGGGCTACGCCGCAGCAAACTCCCTGCAACACGTCATCACTCTCAGCGGCCCTGCCCTCGCGGCCGCCGCCGCACTGACTGCCGGCGCCGCCCTGACCACCCGCCGGATCCGCGGTCGTGCCCGCGCACGCGCCCACCAGCCGACTGCTACTCACGGCCCGGTCGGTCTTCACACCGTGATTGCCGACAGGATCGGGCACAAGACCAGGTCCGTCCTCCGTACGGAAGGGGCCCGTGTGGCGAGCTGGTCCACGACCGGGTCTCGACCGTCCAGCAGTTCACCACCTGGCAGAACCTCGTTCCTGACGGGGCCGGGACCGAGCACCCGGTCGCCTTCGAGGCACTGGGGCAACGTCGGCGAAGCCAGCGGGTGGTCGGGGCCCTGGAAGCAGCTCAGGTCATCGACGTGGGCGGCCAGGAAATCCACGCCTGGCAAGCGGCGGTGCACCCCGACGGGCGGTGCACCGCCGCCGGGCAGGCCTGCACTGCCGGGACTCTCTTCTCGCGGCAGGGGTCAGAGGTTCTTCTCGTAG
- a CDS encoding class I SAM-dependent methyltransferase: protein MDDWTTSHDRVLTQRNAEGWTFLLEAARDLRTTGAVAPSGRTLARLLTDPVDEPGVGPLNVLEAGAGTGSVTRVLIPRLARGSRLDIVESNPRFAARLRRLVRTHPHLAGDSERARVHHALVEELDTGHRYDLIVSGLPFTNFTPTQVQKIMDRYMDLLQPGGTLTYFAYRGTRYARALTATRTEGRRHRGVEEVLAGYQRLYATGCWTAWANVPPARVWQLRRPVAQAPVAASSAALTGAGR, encoded by the coding sequence ATGGACGACTGGACCACCTCACACGACCGTGTCCTCACGCAGCGAAACGCCGAGGGCTGGACATTCCTCCTCGAAGCAGCCCGCGACCTGCGCACCACTGGCGCCGTCGCCCCCAGCGGCAGGACACTGGCCCGCCTGCTCACCGATCCCGTAGATGAGCCCGGCGTGGGCCCTCTGAACGTCCTGGAAGCCGGCGCCGGCACCGGTTCAGTCACCCGTGTCCTCATCCCCCGCCTCGCCCGCGGCAGCCGCCTGGACATCGTCGAGTCCAACCCCCGCTTCGCCGCACGACTGCGCCGCCTCGTGCGCACCCACCCGCATCTCGCAGGTGACAGCGAACGCGCCCGAGTCCACCACGCCCTCGTAGAAGAACTCGACACCGGCCACCGCTACGACCTCATCGTCTCCGGTCTCCCCTTCACGAACTTCACCCCCACCCAGGTCCAGAAGATCATGGACCGGTACATGGATCTGCTGCAGCCCGGCGGCACCCTGACCTACTTCGCCTATCGAGGCACCCGCTACGCCCGTGCTCTGACCGCCACCCGCACCGAAGGCCGCCGCCACCGCGGCGTCGAGGAGGTCCTCGCCGGCTACCAGCGCCTGTACGCCACCGGCTGCTGGACCGCATGGGCCAACGTGCCCCCGGCACGGGTCTGGCAGCTGCGCCGTCCCGTCGCCCAGGCCCCGGTGGCGGCGTCGTCGGCAGCCCTGACCGGAGCGGGCCGATGA
- a CDS encoding response regulator transcription factor — MIRAMIVDDDALVRLGLTDLLNTDENIDVVAQATDGLQAIELATTQRIDVALVDVRMPRMDGITAITRLRALPHPPKIITLTTFDLDEYVYNALAAGADGFLLKDTDPAEILRAVHLVATGSAMLHPSAARRLIDRYHRTTRPRTTDAESRIAALTPREGDVLALLAEGETNADIAHRLGMRESTVKAHVSRILTTLDVTNRVQAALLARDAGHTR, encoded by the coding sequence GTGATCCGCGCCATGATCGTCGACGACGACGCCCTCGTCCGCCTCGGCCTGACCGACCTCCTCAACACCGACGAGAACATCGACGTCGTCGCCCAGGCCACCGACGGACTGCAGGCCATCGAACTGGCTACCACCCAACGCATCGACGTCGCCCTCGTCGACGTCCGCATGCCCCGCATGGACGGCATTACCGCCATCACCCGACTGCGCGCCCTGCCCCATCCGCCGAAGATCATCACCCTGACCACGTTCGACCTCGACGAATACGTCTACAACGCCCTCGCCGCAGGCGCCGACGGATTCCTCCTCAAAGACACCGACCCGGCCGAGATCCTGCGCGCCGTCCACCTCGTCGCCACAGGCTCCGCCATGCTCCATCCCTCCGCCGCACGCCGCCTCATCGACCGCTACCACCGCACCACACGCCCCCGAACCACTGACGCCGAGAGCCGCATCGCTGCCCTCACTCCCCGGGAAGGCGATGTGTTGGCCCTGCTTGCCGAGGGCGAGACCAACGCCGACATCGCACACCGCCTCGGCATGCGCGAGAGCACCGTCAAAGCCCACGTAAGCCGCATCCTGACCACCCTCGACGTCACCAACCGGGTGCAGGCAGCCCTCCTCGCACGCGATGCCGGCCACACACGATGA
- a CDS encoding glycosyl hydrolase-related protein, with amino-acid sequence MPLCALQLRPGTDPAPTRHPGLRIRGARLTALKCAEDGNGLILRISNPTRHPATAHIDLPPHTRATPTRLDETPTDIPHAPGPLHLPMPPHALTTLRLTTP; translated from the coding sequence GTGCCCCTGTGCGCCCTCCAGCTCCGCCCCGGCACGGACCCCGCCCCCACCCGCCACCCCGGCCTGCGGATCCGCGGCGCCCGCCTGACCGCACTCAAATGCGCCGAGGACGGTAACGGTTTGATCCTGCGGATCTCCAACCCCACCCGACACCCCGCCACCGCCCACATCGACCTCCCACCCCACACCCGCGCCACCCCCACCCGCCTCGACGAAACACCCACCGACATACCCCACGCCCCCGGCCCCCTCCACCTCCCCATGCCCCCGCACGCCCTCACCACCCTCCGACTCACCACCCCATAA
- a CDS encoding putative N-acetylmannosamine-6-phosphate 2-epimerase encodes MTRTSRRPALPAGLAGGLVVSCQALPGEPLHGPHFMVQLALAAEAGGAVGLRLNGLADIAAVRSAVSLPIIGLWKDGDEGVYITPTLRHALAVADAGADIVALDATGRPRRDGLTLAETIASLHRCGVLVMADVSTFGEGVAAAEAGADLVGTTLSGYTPESPDVPGPDLDLVRALAAALLVPVVAEGRISTPDEASAAIAAGAHTVVVGGAITRPAALTARFSAALAAHTTPEDQP; translated from the coding sequence GTGACCCGCACCTCCCGGAGGCCGGCCCTGCCGGCTGGCCTGGCCGGTGGCCTCGTCGTCTCGTGCCAGGCACTGCCCGGCGAGCCGTTGCACGGGCCGCACTTCATGGTGCAGCTCGCGTTGGCGGCCGAGGCGGGGGGTGCGGTGGGGCTACGGCTGAACGGCCTGGCGGACATCGCGGCCGTACGGTCGGCCGTCTCGCTGCCGATCATCGGCCTGTGGAAGGACGGGGACGAGGGCGTCTACATCACGCCGACCCTGCGGCACGCCCTTGCCGTCGCCGATGCCGGCGCCGACATCGTTGCGCTGGACGCGACCGGCCGGCCGCGCCGCGACGGTCTGACGCTGGCGGAGACCATTGCTTCGCTGCACCGGTGCGGGGTCCTGGTGATGGCGGACGTGTCGACCTTCGGGGAGGGTGTTGCGGCCGCCGAGGCAGGGGCGGATCTCGTGGGGACCACCCTGTCCGGCTACACCCCCGAGAGCCCGGATGTGCCGGGGCCGGACCTGGATCTGGTGCGGGCGCTGGCCGCGGCCCTGTTGGTGCCGGTCGTCGCCGAGGGCCGGATCTCCACCCCCGACGAAGCGTCCGCGGCGATTGCGGCGGGGGCGCACACAGTGGTGGTCGGCGGGGCGATCACCCGCCCGGCCGCGTTGACCGCTCGTTTCTCTGCCGCGCTCGCGGCCCACACCACTCCGGAGGACCAGCCGTGA
- a CDS encoding FAD-dependent oxidoreductase: MNRQDDTSRGQVQAEVAVIGGGLGGVAAALAAADAGRSVVLTCEQSVLGGQITTQLVPALDEHPHVEERGGASASYRELRRRLRAEYGGVANPGAAG; the protein is encoded by the coding sequence ATGAACCGGCAGGACGACACATCCCGCGGACAGGTGCAGGCCGAGGTCGCCGTCATCGGCGGTGGCCTGGGAGGCGTGGCGGCGGCACTGGCCGCCGCGGACGCCGGGCGGAGCGTCGTGCTGACGTGCGAGCAGTCTGTTCTCGGCGGTCAGATCACCACCCAGCTGGTGCCGGCCCTCGACGAACATCCCCACGTCGAGGAGCGCGGTGGCGCCTCCGCCTCCTACCGTGAGCTGCGCCGCAGACTGCGCGCGGAGTACGGTGGCGTGGCCAACCCGGGGGCGGCTGGGTGA
- a CDS encoding DUF4127 family protein, with the protein MVLLVHTPDGAGDWAVAPPSGTDPTAARALARRAAELLDAGHEVAVADCAQPNGADPQLVAALAAERVLERLTAYAGWNTAGNTLGTVAAHIVAAVAARRAGHFDEQAHRRLLLHRLVEDWGWMSSERARVRRLLGSDPTRHDHVPPGHTVYGDIAAGLVARRAELPGFAQLTVDTASVRLPWSRTFEVDFTLTDTSTENSR; encoded by the coding sequence GTGGTGCTGCTGGTGCATACCCCGGACGGCGCCGGCGACTGGGCTGTCGCCCCGCCCTCCGGCACCGACCCCACCGCGGCGCGAGCGCTCGCCCGCCGCGCGGCAGAGCTTCTAGACGCCGGGCACGAGGTGGCCGTCGCCGACTGCGCCCAGCCCAACGGCGCCGACCCCCAGCTGGTAGCCGCGCTCGCGGCAGAGCGCGTGCTGGAGCGGTTGACGGCGTACGCCGGCTGGAACACGGCGGGCAACACGCTCGGCACGGTGGCCGCGCACATCGTCGCCGCCGTGGCCGCCCGCCGGGCCGGGCACTTCGATGAACAGGCCCACCGCCGTCTGCTCCTGCACCGTCTGGTCGAGGACTGGGGGTGGATGAGCAGTGAGCGGGCCCGCGTCCGCAGGCTGCTAGGAAGCGATCCGACCCGGCACGACCATGTGCCGCCAGGGCACACCGTGTACGGCGACATCGCGGCGGGCCTGGTCGCGCGCCGTGCCGAACTGCCCGGATTCGCGCAGCTGACCGTCGACACCGCATCGGTGCGACTTCCCTGGTCGCGAACCTTCGAGGTCGACTTCACCCTGACCGACACCAGCACGGAGAACTCCCGATGA
- a CDS encoding DUF4127 family protein, protein MSRPRIALVPLDERPACARLPRLVAAVAGVDLLVPPATAMPSLRRPGSPQLIGEWLTATAADAAVVSLETLGFGGLIASRTRPASVAAVTAAWQPLGILAARGTPVRAVTLITRTPDSSDAMEEPDYWDPHGPALHRLSAALHRACGDPARSAAPGGEPPVPPEVRADFVTRRVRNHAVNLAAMELVADGTLRSLVVGADDTAVEGLATAELHWLDGWTSWLGLRERITVRPGADEACTALVARTLLDMLGGPPPMVRVEAADPAGLERVAAYENVPVGTTAARQLEACGATPRRLAAGRAPRPTWCCWCIPRTAPATGLSPRPPAPTPPRRERSPAARQSF, encoded by the coding sequence GTGAGCCGCCCCCGGATCGCCCTGGTCCCACTGGACGAACGACCCGCCTGTGCCCGGCTGCCGCGCCTGGTGGCCGCAGTGGCCGGGGTGGACCTGTTGGTTCCGCCTGCCACGGCGATGCCCTCGCTGCGTCGCCCGGGCAGCCCACAGCTGATCGGGGAGTGGCTCACAGCCACGGCCGCGGACGCCGCCGTGGTGTCGCTGGAGACGCTCGGATTCGGCGGACTCATCGCCTCGCGTACCCGGCCCGCCTCCGTCGCTGCGGTCACCGCGGCCTGGCAGCCGCTCGGGATACTTGCCGCGCGCGGCACCCCGGTCCGTGCCGTCACGCTGATCACGCGGACCCCGGATTCGTCCGACGCCATGGAGGAACCCGACTACTGGGACCCGCACGGGCCGGCCCTGCACCGGCTGTCCGCCGCACTCCACCGCGCCTGCGGCGACCCGGCACGGTCGGCAGCCCCCGGAGGGGAGCCTCCCGTGCCGCCCGAGGTGCGGGCGGACTTCGTGACCCGGCGGGTCCGCAACCATGCCGTCAACCTGGCGGCGATGGAGCTGGTCGCGGACGGCACGTTGCGCTCGCTGGTGGTCGGGGCCGACGACACCGCGGTCGAGGGTCTGGCCACAGCGGAGCTGCACTGGCTGGACGGGTGGACCTCCTGGCTCGGTCTCCGGGAGCGCATCACCGTCCGCCCCGGCGCGGACGAGGCGTGCACCGCCCTGGTTGCCCGCACCCTGCTGGACATGCTGGGCGGTCCACCGCCGATGGTGCGCGTGGAAGCTGCCGACCCGGCCGGCCTGGAACGCGTCGCCGCCTACGAGAACGTGCCAGTGGGCACCACCGCCGCCCGCCAGTTGGAGGCGTGCGGGGCAACCCCGCGCCGCCTGGCGGCCGGGAGGGCGCCCCGCCCGACGTGGTGCTGCTGGTGCATACCCCGGACGGCGCCGGCGACTGGGCTGTCGCCCCGCCCTCCGGCACCGACCCCACCGCGGCGCGAGCGCTCGCCCGCCGCGCGGCAGAGCTTCTAG
- a CDS encoding ROK family protein, translating into MAGSSPGSPPPRPQRRGQAILAAALRLARTASENAVERSGSTPPVAVGFGTAGVVDPTGRRIRSATSALPGWADTDVADAAEQEFQVPATVLGDVQAFLAGESAHGVARGASVAVAVMAGTGIGGAVLVDGRVLRGAGGAAGHVGHVPVPGAELRPCPCGASGHVEALAAGPAMTAEAQRRLPGHDIPDLQAAAALARAGHGEARAAIEAGGAALGVALAGVIALLDPDLVVLGGGAAAAGPWFEAGLREALTRNALPLLTRVPVVRSSMDADAVLIGAAVEARTLLAHPASTERNEVVL; encoded by the coding sequence ATGGCCGGCTCGTCGCCCGGGTCACCGCCCCCACGCCCGCAGCGCAGGGGCCAGGCAATTCTGGCGGCCGCGCTGCGGCTCGCCCGGACCGCGTCGGAGAACGCCGTCGAGCGCTCGGGCAGCACCCCGCCGGTGGCGGTCGGGTTCGGAACGGCGGGCGTCGTCGACCCCACCGGGCGCCGGATCCGCTCCGCGACGTCCGCCCTCCCGGGCTGGGCCGACACCGACGTCGCCGACGCCGCCGAGCAGGAATTCCAGGTGCCCGCCACCGTACTGGGCGATGTGCAGGCATTCCTGGCCGGTGAGAGCGCCCACGGCGTAGCCCGTGGAGCCTCGGTCGCCGTCGCGGTGATGGCCGGCACCGGTATCGGTGGCGCGGTGCTGGTCGACGGCCGGGTCCTGCGCGGCGCCGGCGGCGCGGCCGGCCACGTCGGGCATGTGCCGGTTCCGGGCGCCGAGCTCCGCCCATGCCCGTGCGGGGCCAGCGGGCACGTGGAGGCGCTCGCGGCCGGACCCGCGATGACCGCCGAGGCCCAGCGCCGCCTGCCCGGGCACGACATTCCCGATCTGCAGGCCGCGGCGGCCCTGGCCCGCGCCGGGCACGGGGAGGCCCGTGCTGCCATCGAGGCAGGCGGCGCGGCACTTGGGGTCGCCCTCGCCGGTGTGATCGCGCTGCTGGACCCCGACCTGGTGGTGCTCGGCGGCGGCGCGGCCGCAGCAGGCCCTTGGTTCGAGGCCGGACTGCGCGAGGCCCTCACCAGGAACGCCCTTCCCCTGCTGACCCGCGTGCCGGTAGTGCGCTCGTCCATGGACGCCGATGCCGTGCTGATCGGGGCCGCAGTAGAGGCCCGGACGCTGCTCGCCCACCCGGCCAGCACCGAGCGGAACGAGGTCGTCCTGTGA
- a CDS encoding GntR family transcriptional regulator: protein MLPSERELMQRYDVSRVTVRRAVERLSQEGRIYRVQGSGTFVADRDTISKSLRLTSFSEDIRARRMTPAGRMILMERVPADVVNARDLFVEPGAPLVHLERLRTADGEPMCLENVWLPESLVPGLLDHGEPTSLYHWLERAGAAPESAEQTVRATVVDAAQAALLKVPPQFPALHVERVTRDARGRAVERAVSLYRADRYDFRFTITRERHT, encoded by the coding sequence ATGCTTCCCAGCGAGCGCGAGCTGATGCAGCGCTACGACGTCAGCCGGGTCACGGTGCGTCGGGCCGTCGAGAGGCTCAGCCAGGAGGGTCGGATCTACCGTGTCCAGGGCTCCGGCACCTTCGTCGCCGACCGGGACACGATCAGCAAGTCCTTGCGGCTGACGTCGTTCTCCGAGGACATCCGGGCGCGACGCATGACGCCGGCGGGGCGCATGATCCTCATGGAACGCGTCCCGGCGGACGTCGTGAATGCGCGGGACCTGTTCGTCGAGCCGGGAGCGCCGCTTGTCCACCTCGAGCGGCTGCGGACCGCCGACGGAGAGCCCATGTGTCTCGAGAACGTCTGGCTGCCCGAATCGCTCGTGCCGGGGCTTCTCGACCACGGCGAGCCCACCTCGCTCTACCACTGGCTCGAGCGGGCCGGCGCGGCTCCCGAATCCGCGGAGCAGACCGTGCGCGCCACCGTGGTGGACGCCGCCCAGGCCGCCCTGCTCAAGGTGCCGCCGCAGTTCCCCGCCCTGCACGTGGAACGCGTCACCCGCGACGCGCGCGGGCGCGCCGTCGAACGGGCCGTCAGCCTCTACCGCGCCGATCGCTACGACTTCCGATTCACCATCACCCGGGAACGCCATACATGA
- a CDS encoding carbohydrate ABC transporter permease: MTPLQTPAAPAAEHRTTDSAPRADLAAAAKAPASLRLRRSGGLAVRYLLLLAVFALTVGPFLWQLSTSLKGNGERVFGYPPQLLPTHPTLHHYAEVLDTVPVLRYAGNSLLVATGSVLTNCLLGSMAGYALARMRFRGRAVATGIFLATMIIPFESIMVSEFLVARSLHLTNTLLGVMIPGAASGLSVMLMRNAFRRLPAEIEEAAILDGAGEWQRFWRIALPSVRGTIAAVAVFSFVFSWDDFLWPLVSLSDQSKYTLTVGIQYLSGTFTNDQRVIAAGTMMAVVPLLALFFALQRFFFRGVGEGAVKG, translated from the coding sequence ATGACGCCGCTACAGACCCCCGCCGCCCCGGCGGCCGAGCACCGCACCACCGACAGCGCGCCCCGCGCCGACCTCGCCGCAGCGGCCAAAGCCCCCGCATCCCTGCGCCTGCGCCGGTCCGGCGGACTCGCCGTGCGCTACCTGCTGCTCCTGGCCGTGTTCGCGCTGACCGTCGGACCGTTCCTGTGGCAACTGTCGACCTCGCTGAAGGGCAACGGCGAGCGGGTGTTCGGCTACCCGCCGCAGCTCCTGCCCACCCACCCCACCCTTCACCACTACGCCGAGGTCCTCGACACCGTCCCAGTCCTGCGCTACGCCGGGAACTCGCTGCTGGTGGCGACCGGCTCCGTCCTGACCAACTGCCTGCTCGGATCCATGGCCGGATACGCACTGGCCCGCATGCGCTTTCGCGGTCGGGCGGTGGCCACCGGGATCTTCCTCGCCACCATGATCATTCCCTTTGAGAGCATCATGGTCTCCGAATTCCTCGTCGCGCGCTCCCTGCACCTGACGAACACCCTGCTCGGCGTGATGATCCCCGGCGCGGCCTCCGGCCTGTCGGTGATGCTGATGCGCAACGCGTTCCGCCGGCTTCCCGCCGAGATCGAGGAAGCCGCGATCCTCGACGGCGCGGGGGAGTGGCAGCGCTTCTGGCGCATAGCACTTCCGTCGGTGCGCGGCACCATCGCCGCCGTGGCGGTCTTCAGCTTCGTGTTCAGCTGGGACGACTTCCTGTGGCCGCTGGTCTCCCTCTCCGACCAGAGCAAGTACACCCTCACTGTCGGCATCCAGTACCTGTCCGGCACCTTCACGAACGACCAGCGGGTGATCGCCGCAGGCACGATGATGGCGGTCGTGCCGCTGCTGGCGCTGTTCTTCGCCCTGCAGCGGTTCTTCTTCCGTGGCGTGGGTGAGGGAGCGGTCAAGGGATGA
- a CDS encoding sugar ABC transporter permease — translation MTGRRWYVPWLFLLPALAVAVAFFIVPFANTAVLSFTDASTLGGGTFTGTRNYARLWSDDQFWLSVRNTLLYIAVVVPLLVALPLGLALLVQKRVAGIGFFRAVFYSPVVASMVVAGLIWSWLLSSDGLVNSVLRGLHVIAAPLPFLTDSRLLLFSSMAMTVWKGLGYYMVVYLAALANVPKSLLEAAEVDGAGPVRRFFHVTLPLVRPTMVLVATLAAIGSAKVFAEVFTLSDGSAGPGGEARTLVYTIREVGLGLGGEAGYASAMSIVLFLGTLGLSVAVTRLNTREERA, via the coding sequence GTGACCGGCCGACGCTGGTACGTCCCCTGGCTCTTCCTTCTCCCAGCGCTCGCCGTGGCCGTGGCCTTCTTCATCGTGCCGTTCGCCAACACCGCCGTGCTCTCGTTCACCGACGCCAGCACCCTGGGCGGCGGCACCTTCACGGGGACCCGCAACTACGCCCGGCTCTGGAGCGACGACCAGTTCTGGCTGTCCGTTCGCAACACTCTGCTCTACATCGCCGTGGTCGTGCCGCTGCTCGTCGCGCTACCCCTCGGGCTGGCCCTGCTGGTGCAGAAGCGGGTGGCGGGAATCGGCTTCTTCCGGGCCGTGTTCTATTCGCCCGTCGTCGCCTCCATGGTCGTCGCCGGCCTCATCTGGTCCTGGCTGCTCTCCAGTGACGGCCTGGTCAACTCGGTCCTGCGAGGCCTCCACGTGATCGCAGCCCCGCTGCCCTTCCTCACCGACTCCCGGCTGCTGCTATTCAGCTCCATGGCAATGACGGTGTGGAAGGGCCTGGGCTACTACATGGTGGTGTACCTGGCGGCGCTGGCCAACGTCCCCAAGTCGCTCCTGGAAGCGGCCGAAGTGGACGGCGCCGGACCGGTCCGACGCTTCTTCCACGTCACGCTCCCACTGGTGCGCCCCACCATGGTCCTGGTCGCGACCCTCGCGGCCATCGGCTCCGCCAAGGTCTTCGCCGAGGTCTTCACCCTCAGCGACGGCAGCGCCGGGCCCGGAGGCGAAGCGCGGACCCTGGTCTACACCATCCGCGAGGTGGGCCTCGGTCTCGGAGGCGAAGCCGGATACGCATCCGCAATGAGCATCGTCCTCTTCCTCGGAACGCTCGGCCTCTCGGTGGCCGTCACCCGCCTCAACACCCGGGAGGAGCGGGCATGA
- a CDS encoding sugar ABC transporter substrate-binding protein, whose product MPSSRGIRLAVTTVTLALATSACGLGSSGSSPGADAASPTGKVGGTITLETLQLKPTFTDYMTGVIAAYEKDHPGTKVNWVDIPFQGAQEKLTADAAAGALPDVVNLNPQFAQALEAKDLFIDMDKGASDVKSAYVPGAWDAFKVPGKDGSFALPWYLTSEVTMYNKDLFTKAGLDPQKPPASFDELLADGAKLSAAGKGSFFGIHPALENRFITDLAKQGVPLLDASGKKWTFNTPDAAAYLQKLVDAYKGGVYPQDSLTQNHSKENEAYQAGRIGLLPSGPNFLAVIKKNAAAIAANTGVGPQITGASGATNMSVMGLLVPKASKNQATAMDFAKYLSDAQNQLAFSKIVTILPSTLSSLKDPYFSTDGDGSPESKARKISAAQIATAKNLVPVQYDSRVTAAVIGKVQLALQGKLTPSRRSTRLSRKPTRSAAPPADARPARRPTASPKSRRAHDHRCGWHSPWPPAPVPSRKPRPSSTD is encoded by the coding sequence ATGCCCAGCAGTAGAGGTATCCGCCTGGCCGTCACCACCGTCACCCTGGCGCTCGCGACGAGCGCGTGCGGTCTCGGCTCGAGCGGCTCCTCCCCCGGTGCGGACGCCGCGTCCCCGACCGGCAAGGTCGGCGGGACCATCACGCTGGAGACCCTGCAGCTCAAGCCCACCTTCACCGACTACATGACCGGGGTCATCGCCGCCTACGAGAAGGACCACCCGGGCACCAAGGTCAACTGGGTCGACATCCCGTTCCAGGGCGCGCAGGAGAAGCTGACCGCCGACGCCGCCGCCGGCGCTCTGCCCGATGTCGTCAACCTGAACCCCCAGTTCGCGCAGGCTCTGGAGGCCAAGGACCTGTTCATCGACATGGACAAGGGCGCCTCTGACGTCAAGTCCGCCTATGTCCCGGGGGCCTGGGACGCGTTCAAGGTGCCGGGCAAGGACGGATCCTTCGCCCTGCCGTGGTACCTGACCTCCGAAGTCACGATGTACAACAAGGACCTGTTCACAAAGGCCGGCCTGGACCCGCAGAAGCCGCCGGCGAGCTTCGACGAGCTCCTCGCCGACGGCGCCAAGCTGTCGGCCGCCGGAAAGGGCTCGTTCTTCGGCATCCACCCCGCCCTGGAGAACCGCTTCATCACGGACCTCGCCAAGCAGGGTGTGCCGCTGCTGGACGCGTCCGGCAAGAAGTGGACCTTCAACACGCCGGACGCCGCCGCCTACCTGCAGAAGCTGGTGGATGCCTACAAGGGTGGCGTGTACCCGCAGGACTCGCTGACCCAGAACCACAGCAAGGAGAACGAGGCCTACCAGGCAGGCCGCATCGGCCTGCTCCCCTCCGGCCCGAACTTCCTTGCGGTCATCAAGAAGAACGCTGCCGCGATCGCCGCGAACACCGGAGTCGGCCCGCAGATCACGGGCGCCTCCGGCGCCACCAACATGTCCGTGATGGGCCTGCTCGTGCCGAAGGCGAGCAAGAACCAGGCGACCGCGATGGACTTCGCCAAGTACCTCTCGGACGCGCAGAACCAGCTCGCCTTCAGCAAGATCGTGACCATCCTGCCGAGCACCCTGTCCTCCCTCAAGGACCCGTACTTCAGCACCGACGGCGACGGATCGCCGGAGTCCAAGGCGCGCAAGATCTCCGCCGCGCAGATCGCCACGGCCAAGAACCTCGTGCCCGTCCAGTACGACTCGCGTGTCACGGCCGCAGTCATCGGCAAGGTGCAGCTCGCCCTCCAGGGCAAGCTGACCCCCAGCAGGCGCTCGACCAGGCTGTCGCGGAAGCCGACAAGATCAGCGGCGCCACCGGCTGACGCCCGGCCCGCCCGGCGCCCGACGGCTAGCCCGAAATCCCGCCGGGCCCACGACCACCGGTGCGGGTGGCACTCTCCCTGGCCACCCGCACCGGTCCCCTCTCGCAAACCCCGCCCTTCTTCCACCGACTGA